CCAGCTACAGCATACGTTACTTCTGTTTCCGGTTCTTTCGTTTCTTTTTTATTACCATTACCCAGGTACCAGATGTAAGTAAGCGGATCATGGTCAGGATCAGAAGATCCTTTCGCAGTCAGTTTCACTTTGAATGGTAAACCACCAGACAGTTTGTTCGCCTGGATCTTCGCTACTGGCGCACGGTTGCCACCATTAAAGTCAATTCTTGCCAACCCTGCATCTTTGTTCTTACTAAACCAGCCATTACCATATTCCAATACATACAGTCGGCCATCAGGTCCCATTTCCATATCAATGATCGCATTGAATTTGGTATGCGGCATGAATGGTTCTGTCTTGGAAAGATTGCCATCTTTATCAAAAGTCACCGCTTTGATCCAGCCTCTTACCCAATCGTAAATAAAGAACTTACCACTGTAGTAATCAGGGAAACGTGTCTCCTGAGGGTAATACTCATTGTAAAACACAGGTCCTGCCATGGCATTACGCCCACCACTACCCATAGATGGGAAGTCAGGAGATTTATCGTACGGATACCAGATCATTGCTGGTGTAGCAGGTGGTAAATCTCTGATACCGGTATTATTACGTGAATCATTCACAGGTTTTGCAGGATCAAATGCAGCACCTGCTTTTCCTGTTTCGTAATCGTAGCGATGGTAAGCATAGTTATTACCCACGAACATCGGGTAACCATAGTTACCCGGCTTCTTCGCCTGGTTAATTTCATCATACCCTCTTGGACCACGCTCCGGATCATCGTTGTTTGCATCAGGTCCTACTTCACCCCAATACACATACCCCGTTTTACGATCCACAGAAATACGGTAAGGGTTACGGGTACCCATTGCATAAATTTCAGGACGGGTCTTTGGTGTTCCCTTCTTAAAGAGGTTTCCTTCAGGAATGGAATAAGTACCATCCGGATTGATCTTCAAACGAAGGATCTTTCCTCTCAGATCATTTGTATTGGCTGATGTACGACGGCCATCATAATTCAGGTGACCCGGCCGATCATCCAACGGCCCATATCCTTTTGATACATACTGCTGGCCTGGTTCATCGAATGGTGTGGAGTTATCACCTGTGGACAGGTACAGTAAATGATCAGGGCCAAAGGCGATAGAACCACCTGTATGACAACAGATATTACGCTGTGAGTACAGCTGCAACACAATCTTCTCCGAAGTCGAATCGATCTGACCGTTTTCAAATGTAAAACGACTCAACCTGTTCACTGAGGTGTCAACAGGGGAGTAATAAATATATACATAATGGTTAGTAGCAAAATCAGGATCCGCACTGATACCCAGTACCCCTTCTTCTGCGTTCACATTCGGTACTTCTGTTTTGTAGTACACCCTTAAATAACCAGCCTGCGTCAACTTATGCGCCTGCTGATTAAAGTACATGATCTCACCTCTGCGCTGTGCAATGAGGATATTCAGATCAGGCAGAATCGTCATCTCAGTAGGTTCGAAGAACTCACCGGATACCAGGGTATTCTTGGTAAAGCGATCTTCTTCCGGCACTCTCAGGGTAGTGGCCAGGTTATAATCCAGTACCTGATTTTTGCCAATGGCATATTTAATACCACTCAGCAACAATTTCAGCACATTCTCTTCTTTATAAGCAGCGTCTGTATGCCCGAGTTCTGTGTAGAACGCACGGCCACCGTCATAATCGTGGAACCAGCTTATAGGATGATTGTCTCCATTCTTCCCCCCTTCATACGTCTTCTCATCCACCGTCATAATAACTTTGATATTGGGACTGATCTTTTTGAAGTTATACCATTCGTCTTCATGTTCCCATTTATCGGGCAACTGACCAAAGGACTTATCTTTTACAATCAGTGTGGCTTTGTGTGTACCAGCAGGATGACTGTCAAAGTAAGCACCCGCCAGTCCTCCATACCAACCCCACTCATATTCAGTATCCGTAGCAGCATGTACACCTACATACCCCCCACCGGATTGAATATATCTTTCAAAATCTGCTTCCTGGTAATTGTTCAGTACATCGCCGGTAGTGTTCAGGAAGATGACAGCAGCATATTTCTGCAAAGTATCTTCTACGAACATGTCGGCATTAGTGGTAGTGTCTACATCGAATCCATTTTCTTTCCCTAATTTTTCAATCGCCGCAATGCCGGCAGGAATAGAGGCGTGGTGGAATCCGGCAGTTCTCGAGAATACCAGCACCCTGGGATTACCGGGTCTGATCTTTGACTGGCAACCGGAAAGGATAATTCCGAAAAGCGCAGCCAGGTAAATAGCATACCTCAATCGCATGATAGTTGTTTTCGTGAAAAAAGCCCCCATTTCAGGGGGCTTTCTATATGATTAGTAAAAGGTTCCTGCCGTGCTAGCGGTAGCGGCTTTCAAGCCCATCACATATCTCAGTCCGCCCAGTACATGCCGCATGTACATCTTATCGCTATACGATTCTTTAGTATGCCCCAGCTCTGTATAAAAAGCTCTGCCTCCATCGAAATCATGATACCATGCCATGGGGTGGTTATCGCCGTTCTTACCGCCTTTGTAACTGCTCTCATCTATTTTGATGAGCACATGTACATCGGGGTTCAGATCTTTAAAATTGTACCACTCATCCCACCTGGACCATTTATCGCCCAGGTGACGGGTGGCGTCGTTATTCTTGTCTACTACCTGCAGGGTAGCCTGCTGTTGTGCCGGATGACTGGTGAACCAGGCTCCTACCAGCTTATTGTACCATGGCCAGTCATACTCCGTATCAGTTGCAGCATGAATGCCCATGAAACCACCGCCTTTGTGAATATATTTTTCCATAGCGACCTGTTGCTTGTCATCCAGCACATTGCCTGTCGTATTTAAGAACAACACTGCCGCATACTTCTTTAGATTCTTGTATTCAAATGCACTGGCGTCTTCCGTGGTGTCCACATCAAATCCATTGTCCTGTCCCAGCTTGATGAAAGCAACTTTAGCAACAGGAATACAATCATGACGAAAGCCCATCGTTTTCGAAAAAACCAGCAGGCGTGGACGATCCGCGGCTATCAACCGGGTCATAGGATACAACATCAACAGTGCGGTGGCACATACAATGCCAACAAACAGTTTTTTCATATTTATTAGAGTGTTTTGATCTTGAGACTGCGGTAGCTCACTACATTGCCATGATCCTGCAGGGCGATGTGACCTTTCGCATATTTCATAAAACCTTCCCAGGTTTTAAACTTACTATTCGCTAACAGCTCCTTCCATTCGTCGCTGCCAATCGTGGTTTCAATGGTTTTAGTGCCATTGAGCCAGAAGGTAAGATGGCCGTCCTTTTTCAGGATGCGTGCTTTGTTCCACTCTCCTACTGGTTTTGCAGCCTCTTTGGTTGATTTCTTCAAATCATACAGATCGCCTGAATTATGTTTAGGATATTTACCATCCGGATGACGGGCATCGTCCAGCACCTGCATTTCAGCACCTGTCAGATAGGTAGCACCATATTTCGGATCTTCATGTACGCTGAAGATCAGGCCACTGTTGCCACCTTCAGAGATCTTCCATTCGTAGGTAAAATCGTAGTTTTCATATTCATCGTTGGTAACGAGGTCGCCACCACCTTTCTTCACAGCAGTATCGAGTACAAATGCGCCATCAGTTACCTTCCACCTGTCAGTAGCAGTGGATTGCAGATAAGAGTGCCAGCCTGTAGTCGTCTTGCCATCAAATAATAATTTCCAGCCGTCCTTTTGTTCCTTTGCAGTTAAAGTATTGGGTTGTTGCGCGAAAACAGCGACCGACGAGAGACTGAGCGCCAAAACGGGAATGAGCAATTTCATATGATGAATGGATTTGTTTGGGTTTGGAATTTTAGCAAAGCGGATTACGAAAGAATCAATCAACGTAGTATACAATGGTTCCGAAGTTCACCCACAGAATGACATAGTTGAGACCCGTAAATTTATTGCATCCGTAATCCGCTACGGATAATTATTTGACTACTTTAAAGACAGAATGTACTTCACCATTTCTTTGGCATCGTCTTTCGATACATTCGGGTGTGCCTGCATGGGAACTTCGCCCCAATGACCGCTACCACCAGAGATGATTTTGTCAGCCAGCATTTCGATGTTTGCCTCAGAGGCTTCATATTTGGCAGCTACTTCTTTGTAAGCAGGGCCTACCACTTTCATATCTACTTTGTGGCATGTCAGACAGTCCGACTGTGCAATCAGACCTGCGCCTTTCGAAGCTGCTGCTTCCGCTGCACCTTGCTTTACCATTGAGTTATCAACAGGCGCTTCGCTGCTGCTTGTTGATGTGTCTTTCTTCTCGCTGCTGTTATCGCTACCACCACATGAGGCTAAGAAAAATGCACTTAATACGAATGGTGCCAGATAACGCATTCTCATTTTAGATTCCATTTTATAAGTCCTATTTCAGATTATGACAAATACAGATTGTGTAATATAAGCAACCTTATAATTTAAATACGATAATTATGATGAAAAGCGCCTTATTCCAGACCGAGTACCTTTCTGTTCAGACTTTCGTCCGCGCCTGCACTGGCAAAATCGTCGAACGCCTTTTCTGTCACACGAATAATGTGATCTTTGATGAACGGTGCACCCTCTCTCGCACCATCTTCCGGATGCTTCAGGCAGCACTCCCATTCCATCACCGCCCAACCTGAAAAATCATATTGCGTGAGCTTACTGAACACGGCTTTAAAATCAACCTGACCATCACCCAGTGAACGGAATCTACCCGGACGATCTACCCAACCCTGGTAACCGCCATATACACCGGAACGACCAGTAGGATTGAATTCTGCATCTTTCACATGGAACATTTTGATCTTTTCATGATAGATGTCGATATATTCCAGGTAGTCGAGACATTGTAATACAAAATGACTTGGGTCGTATAGCAAACAGGCACGTTTATGATTACCAGTCGCTTCCAGGAAACGTTCGTAAGTAACGCCATCATGCAGATCTTCACCGGGGTGAATTTCATAACAGACGTCTACGCCATTCTCTTCAAATTCATTGAGGATCGGCAACCAACGATTCGCCAGTTCTTTAAACCCGGTTTCAACGAGGCCAGCAGGGCGCTGTGGCCATGGATACACCGTATGCCAGAGCAATGCACCACTGAAAGTAGCATGCGCATCGAGGCCCAGGTTACGACTTGCTTTTGCAGCATATTTCAGTTGCTGCACCGCCCATTCAGTACGTGCAGCAGGTTTACCTCTTTTGTCAGCAGGTGCAAATGCATCGAACAGATCGCTGAATGCAGGATGCACAGCTACCAGTTGTCCCTGCAGGTGAGTAGAGAGTTCAGTGATTTCCAAACCGGTAGATTGCACTAATCCTTTGATCTCATCAGCATACGTTTTGCTTTCAGCAGCCTTTTGCAGATCGAAGATATTTGGATCGGAAGTAGGGATCTGCACGCCTTTAAAACCTAAGCCTGCCGCCCATTTACAGATGCTCTCCAATGAATTGAAAGGGGCAGTGTCACCCAGGAACTGCGCCAGAAATATACCGGGTCCTTTGATAGTTTTCATAATAGATCAGATTTCAAATTTTGTCCATTTTTCGTTGCTTTGTCCTGATTTCACGACGTTCTCAATGAAGGCCATGCCTCTTACGCCATCATCCACACCTGGAAAATCGAGTGCCTCAGGTGCAGGTGTTTCACCATTTAATTTAGCCAGCAGCGTGAGTGCGAAGTTGCGATACAGGTTGCCAAAGGCTTCGAGGTAACCTTCCGGATGTCCGCCGGGAGTGCGGGTATTGTGGATGGCAAAACTACTTTGCAGGGCGCCATAGTTATTACCAGCGCGATAAATTTCAGTAGGTTTATCCAGCCATTTTACCAGCAGGGTATTAGGTTCCATCTGTGACCATTCGATACCGCCTTTTTCACCATATACCCTGATGGTGAGATTATTTTCTTCACCAGCCGCCACCTGGGAAGCAATGAGCACACCAGAAGCACCATTATCGAATTTCAACAATACCCCACCGTCGTCATCCAGTGCACGACCGGGAACTACGATATTGAGATCAGCACACAGTTTGTCTATTTTCAGTCCACTGATATACTCGGCCAGATTGGCAGCGTGGGTACCGATATCGCCCATACAACCTGCTTTACCAGAGCGGCTGGGGTCTGTACGCCAGGCAGCACCTTTACTATCTTTTTCAGAGAAAGTGCTGAGCCACCCCTGTGGATATTCAACATAGACTTTTCTGATCTTGCCAAATACACCGTTTTTTACCATTTGCTTCGCCTGTTTTACCATAGGGTAACCAGTGTAAGTGTGGGTGAGCAGGAGGGAGAGGCCGGTAGCTTCCACCTTTGCTTTCAGTTGTTTGGCTTCTTCGAGGGTAAATGTGATGGGTTTGTCGATGGCTACATGAAAACCTTTTTCCAGCGCGAGCATAGCTGGTTCAAAGTGCACGTGATTGGGCGTAACAATGGCAATAAAATCCAGTTTTTCATCAGCCGGTTTGTTCGCTTCTGCCTCCAGCATCGTCTTATAGTCAGGATAAGTCCTGTCAGGGTGGAGGAACAACATTTCGCCGGAGGCTTTAGAGAGTTCAGGGTCAGAGCTGAAAGCACCTGCTTTCAATTCAATCAGTCCATCCATGTTCGCTGCAATTCTATGAATAGCACCGATGAAGGCATTCTTACCGCCCCCAATCATTCCCATTCTTAACTTACGGTTCATTGGCAAATACTTTTTGTTCTTTATGATAGGTTTGAGTTGTTTTTCACTACCCGCAGCATGTAACGGGGGGTTTGTGCACGTGATATTATCTCATAACGTCGTTGCTTCACAGCTTTTAAATGTAGAAAACTCCGGGGAAATTTCTATATGAAATTTATTAATTGCCTGAAATAGGAGGATTTTTATTGACTCTATACGCTACTTGTATTATAAAAGTATTATAGTAAAAATGAAAGAAAAATATGAGTAAGAAGGATAGAATGGTTTAACATACAAATGTTTATATAAAAAGAAAGAGCCTGATAAGACTATCCGGCTCTTGTTTACTATCCTATGAAAACCCTAATAATGTAAAGGTAGACTGTTGTAACAAATGAAGGTGTTAAACGGTCGTTAATAATATCTTTTTTTTAAAGTGTACTTTTTACAGCTTATTCTAATTGAAACCAGGAGGATATAGATGAAGGAATTGATTATATGGTGGTAAAAAATAGATTTTTGAGTAAAGCAACCAGGTCAATTATTTGCTTAAAATATTGATTATTAGCCATTTTAATAATTCGATTTCGACCCAGGGTTGTCCGGTTATACTCATTTTTGTACATTGAGAACTATATAATAATACCTATGAGCAAAGTTCTTTTATCCTTTGCGGCTGTCACCCTCCTTTTTTCCTGCACTTACTTTGGAAAAGAGGTACCCATCAGTGAACAGGATCGTGCTTTGGCGGATTCCCTGCATTTTGACCGGAGCGCTATTTCCGCCATCCGGTCACTTACTACGGCACCGTTACATACCCTTGGAGAAGATGCAGGGGTAGAGTTTGAGTATAACCCCAAGCCAGAGAAATACGAGCGGATCCGCAAAAAACTGAGGTCTGCCGGCTATCTCCTCTTTAAATCTGAAGAAAATTACGGGAACCTTCCTGACCAATATGCCGTGATCAAATCCAATGATCAGTTTGACATCATCCGGTTAAAATGCACGGCTGCTCCTAATTACGACATCTCCAATGATAGTTTACTATTCAGACTGCACGACTGGCACAATCGATACTCCCTGGAGATCCTTGGAGCAGGTAGCGACTGGTTTGAGGCCAGAATAGCGCATATCCCACCCGCAGACCTCGATGCCTTTGCCAGGGAAATACATAATTTTTGTCCGGATATTGCTGAGGAAGGTGTTGGAAACGTGGAAGATCTCGTCCAGGAGCTAAAAGACACAAAGACTCTGTACCTCTGGTGGGATTAAAATTTATTTTTTCTGGTTTAACTGTCATCCTACGGCATTACAGCTTCACTATGTGCAAATAATTCCTAATTTTACGGGCCTTGCGCGAAACCCGGATAGCTGACACCTTGTCACCGGTTGCTTTCCAAGCATAATATTTGGGTAAGGAAACAGAAATGGAACATAGGCATCCTATGGCCCTACAACTATTTTAACAATCATTCGTAATAAACTAGACATGTTAGGTTTTTTAACAAAACTTTTTGGCGGGCATAAATCGGAGAGAGACATCAACACGATCATGCCTTTAGTGAAAAGGATCAACGAGGAGTATGAAAAACTGCAATCCCTGCCTGTAGACCAGCTGCGTAACAAAACGCAGGATTTTCGCCAACGGATCAAAGCCCATTTGTCGAAGATTGACGGAGTAATTGCCGAGAAACAGACTGAAGCTGAACAGACTGAAGAAGTAACCGCTAAGGATACCATCTATCAGGAAGTGGATAAGCTGAAGAAAGACAGAGATAAACAAATCGAAGAAATACTGAAGGAAATTTTGCCTGAAGCATTTGCGGTTGTAAAAGCAACTGCATATCTCTTCACCAATAATCCTACTATTACTGCAACCGCCACTCCGCTGGACCGGGACCTAGCAGTAAGTAAGGATTACCTGACCATTGAAGGTGACAAAGTGACGTGGAAGAATACCTGGACTGCCGCTGGTAGTCAGGTAACATGGAACATGGTTCACTATGACGTACAGCTCATAGGTGGTATCGTACTCCATGAAGGTAAGATCTCCGAAATGGCTACGGGTGAAGGTAAAACCCTCGTATCTACCCTGCCTGCTTATCTGAACGCATTGGCTGGCGAAGGTGTTCACATCGTAACGGTGAACGATTACCTCGCTCGTCGTGACTCTGAGTGGAATGGTCCTATCTTCGAATTCCTGGGTATCACTGTAGATTGTATCGACAAGCACCAGCCAAACACTGCTGATCGTCGTGCTGCCTACCTCGCTGACCTTACCTATGGTACTAACAACGAATTTGGTTTTGACTACCTGCGTGACAACATGGTGCATACACCAGACGAAATGGTGCAACGTAAGCACCACTTTGCAATGGTGGATGAGGTGGATAGCGTATTGGTGGATGACGCCCGTACCCCACTCATCATCTCTGGTCCGGTTCCCCGTGGTGAAGACCAGGAGTTCCATGTACTGAAACCCCGCATCCAACGACTGATCGATGCACAACGCGCAGCTACTTCCCAGTACCTGCTCGAAGCAAAGAAACTGATTGCTGAAGGTAAAGACGATCCTAAAACAGGTGGTCTGGCCCTGATGCGTGCATGGCGCGGTTTGCCTAAAAGCAGCTCGCTGATCAAGTACCTGAGCGAACCAGGTATTAAAGTATTATTACAGAAAGCTGAAAACTACTACATCGCCGACCAACAGCGCGAAATGCCTAAGGTAGACGAAGAACTGTACTTCAGCATCGACGAAAAGAACAACACTGTAGACCTGACAGATAAAGGTATTCACCTGATCACTCAATCCGGTGAAGATCCAAACTTCTTCATCATGCCTGATGTCGGCTCTGAGATCGCTGATCTCGAAAAGCAGGAACTGACAGCTGATGAGAAATTACATCGTAAAGAAGCCCTGCTGAAGGACTTCGCACAGAAATCTGATCGTATCCACTCCGTACAGCAATTGCTGAAAGCATACACCCTCTTCGATAAAGATGTGGAGTATGTAGTAATGGATGGAAAAGTGAAGATCGTAGATGAACAAACAGGTCGTATCCTGGATGGCCGTCGTTATTCTGACGGTCTGCACCAGGCAATCGAAGCGAAAGAAAACGTAAAAGTGGAAGCTGCTACGCAAACATTCGCTACCGTTACCCTGCAGAACTACTTCCGTATGTATCACAAACTGGCAGGTATGACCGGTACAGCGGTGACAGAAGCAGGTGAGTTCTGGGAAATCTACAAACTGGATGTTGTTACCATTCCAACTAACCTCCCAATTACCCGTAAGGATAATGAGGACCTGGTATACAAAACCAAACGCGATAAATACAGGGCAGTCATCGAAGAAGTGAAGAAACTGCAGAACGAAGGACGCCCTGTACTGGTAGGTACTACCTCCGTAGAGGTATCCGAGTTGCTGAGTAAGATGCTCACTTTCGAAAAAGTGCCACACAATGTATTGAACGCAAAACAACACGCCCGTGAAGCACAAATCGTAGCAGAAGCTGGTCTGAAAGGTGCTGTGACCATCGCTACCAACATGGCAGGTCGTGGTACGGATATCAAACTCGGCCCCGGTGTGAAAGATGCAGGTGGTCTGGCTATCATTGGTACTGAACGCCATGAAAGCCGTCGTGTTGACCGTCAGTTGCGTGGTCGTGCCGGTCGTCAGGGAGATCCGGGTACTTCACAGTTCTTTGTATCTCTGGAAGATGACCTGATGCGTATGTTCGGTTCTGACCGTATCGCTGGTCTGATGGACCGCATGGGTTATAAAGAAGGCGAAGTGATTCAGCATAGCATGATCACCCGTTCTATCGAAAGAGCACAGAAGAAAGTAGAAGAAAATAACTTCGGTATCCGTAAGCGCCTGTTGGAATATGATGACGTGATGAACAAACAACGTACTGTGATCTATGCTAAGCGTAATCACGCCTTGTTTGGTGAGCGTCTGGCTATCGATGTGGAC
This Chitinophaga sancti DNA region includes the following protein-coding sequences:
- a CDS encoding ThuA domain-containing protein, producing the protein MRLRYAIYLAALFGIILSGCQSKIRPGNPRVLVFSRTAGFHHASIPAGIAAIEKLGKENGFDVDTTTNADMFVEDTLQKYAAVIFLNTTGDVLNNYQEADFERYIQSGGGYVGVHAATDTEYEWGWYGGLAGAYFDSHPAGTHKATLIVKDKSFGQLPDKWEHEDEWYNFKKISPNIKVIMTVDEKTYEGGKNGDNHPISWFHDYDGGRAFYTELGHTDAAYKEENVLKLLLSGIKYAIGKNQVLDYNLATTLRVPEEDRFTKNTLVSGEFFEPTEMTILPDLNILIAQRRGEIMYFNQQAHKLTQAGYLRVYYKTEVPNVNAEEGVLGISADPDFATNHYVYIYYSPVDTSVNRLSRFTFENGQIDSTSEKIVLQLYSQRNICCHTGGSIAFGPDHLLYLSTGDNSTPFDEPGQQYVSKGYGPLDDRPGHLNYDGRRTSANTNDLRGKILRLKINPDGTYSIPEGNLFKKGTPKTRPEIYAMGTRNPYRISVDRKTGYVYWGEVGPDANNDDPERGPRGYDEINQAKKPGNYGYPMFVGNNYAYHRYDYETGKAGAAFDPAKPVNDSRNNTGIRDLPPATPAMIWYPYDKSPDFPSMGSGGRNAMAGPVFYNEYYPQETRFPDYYSGKFFIYDWVRGWIKAVTFDKDGNLSKTEPFMPHTKFNAIIDMEMGPDGRLYVLEYGNGWFSKNKDAGLARIDFNGGNRAPVAKIQANKLSGGLPFKVKLTAKGSSDPDHDPLTYIWYLGNGNKKETKEPETEVTYAVAGEYAVSVEVLDDKGTSTRSEGIALYAGNETPEVKINITGNKTFYFSGKQVAYDVQVSDKEDANNIKPENMYIHAEYMEGSDQAAIPQQGHQIITGVIAGKNLFESGDCKTCHKLDEKSIGPSFKQVAEKYKEDPNAKDYLANKIIKGGGGVWGETAMSAHPTLTSGEAHQLADYVMSQSGDNKAPASLPQKGTVSPTAGKPENDNGVLYLVASYTDQGGPNIRPLTGTATAMLKSPKLVAANYDQSFGVTTFEANDIKFLIPTANSWVSYNNLDLTGVTGVGISYYSQESLQYGYNVQLFLDKESGTKLGEVVIGPGAKVKAPNTATINFAPVADGKLHHLYIKITAVDAGEKTSLGISRFELLSK
- a CDS encoding ThuA domain-containing protein, whose amino-acid sequence is MKKLFVGIVCATALLMLYPMTRLIAADRPRLLVFSKTMGFRHDCIPVAKVAFIKLGQDNGFDVDTTEDASAFEYKNLKKYAAVLFLNTTGNVLDDKQQVAMEKYIHKGGGFMGIHAATDTEYDWPWYNKLVGAWFTSHPAQQQATLQVVDKNNDATRHLGDKWSRWDEWYNFKDLNPDVHVLIKIDESSYKGGKNGDNHPMAWYHDFDGGRAFYTELGHTKESYSDKMYMRHVLGGLRYVMGLKAATASTAGTFY
- a CDS encoding DUF1080 domain-containing protein yields the protein MKLLIPVLALSLSSVAVFAQQPNTLTAKEQKDGWKLLFDGKTTTGWHSYLQSTATDRWKVTDGAFVLDTAVKKGGGDLVTNDEYENYDFTYEWKISEGGNSGLIFSVHEDPKYGATYLTGAEMQVLDDARHPDGKYPKHNSGDLYDLKKSTKEAAKPVGEWNKARILKKDGHLTFWLNGTKTIETTIGSDEWKELLANSKFKTWEGFMKYAKGHIALQDHGNVVSYRSLKIKTL
- a CDS encoding c-type cytochrome is translated as MRMRYLAPFVLSAFFLASCGGSDNSSEKKDTSTSSSEAPVDNSMVKQGAAEAAASKGAGLIAQSDCLTCHKVDMKVVGPAYKEVAAKYEASEANIEMLADKIISGGSGHWGEVPMQAHPNVSKDDAKEMVKYILSLK
- a CDS encoding sugar phosphate isomerase/epimerase, encoding MKTIKGPGIFLAQFLGDTAPFNSLESICKWAAGLGFKGVQIPTSDPNIFDLQKAAESKTYADEIKGLVQSTGLEITELSTHLQGQLVAVHPAFSDLFDAFAPADKRGKPAARTEWAVQQLKYAAKASRNLGLDAHATFSGALLWHTVYPWPQRPAGLVETGFKELANRWLPILNEFEENGVDVCYEIHPGEDLHDGVTYERFLEATGNHKRACLLYDPSHFVLQCLDYLEYIDIYHEKIKMFHVKDAEFNPTGRSGVYGGYQGWVDRPGRFRSLGDGQVDFKAVFSKLTQYDFSGWAVMEWECCLKHPEDGAREGAPFIKDHIIRVTEKAFDDFASAGADESLNRKVLGLE
- a CDS encoding Gfo/Idh/MocA family oxidoreductase is translated as MNRKLRMGMIGGGKNAFIGAIHRIAANMDGLIELKAGAFSSDPELSKASGEMLFLHPDRTYPDYKTMLEAEANKPADEKLDFIAIVTPNHVHFEPAMLALEKGFHVAIDKPITFTLEEAKQLKAKVEATGLSLLLTHTYTGYPMVKQAKQMVKNGVFGKIRKVYVEYPQGWLSTFSEKDSKGAAWRTDPSRSGKAGCMGDIGTHAANLAEYISGLKIDKLCADLNIVVPGRALDDDGGVLLKFDNGASGVLIASQVAAGEENNLTIRVYGEKGGIEWSQMEPNTLLVKWLDKPTEIYRAGNNYGALQSSFAIHNTRTPGGHPEGYLEAFGNLYRNFALTLLAKLNGETPAPEALDFPGVDDGVRGMAFIENVVKSGQSNEKWTKFEI
- a CDS encoding DUF4253 domain-containing protein gives rise to the protein MSKVLLSFAAVTLLFSCTYFGKEVPISEQDRALADSLHFDRSAISAIRSLTTAPLHTLGEDAGVEFEYNPKPEKYERIRKKLRSAGYLLFKSEENYGNLPDQYAVIKSNDQFDIIRLKCTAAPNYDISNDSLLFRLHDWHNRYSLEILGAGSDWFEARIAHIPPADLDAFAREIHNFCPDIAEEGVGNVEDLVQELKDTKTLYLWWD
- the secA gene encoding preprotein translocase subunit SecA; its protein translation is MLGFLTKLFGGHKSERDINTIMPLVKRINEEYEKLQSLPVDQLRNKTQDFRQRIKAHLSKIDGVIAEKQTEAEQTEEVTAKDTIYQEVDKLKKDRDKQIEEILKEILPEAFAVVKATAYLFTNNPTITATATPLDRDLAVSKDYLTIEGDKVTWKNTWTAAGSQVTWNMVHYDVQLIGGIVLHEGKISEMATGEGKTLVSTLPAYLNALAGEGVHIVTVNDYLARRDSEWNGPIFEFLGITVDCIDKHQPNTADRRAAYLADLTYGTNNEFGFDYLRDNMVHTPDEMVQRKHHFAMVDEVDSVLVDDARTPLIISGPVPRGEDQEFHVLKPRIQRLIDAQRAATSQYLLEAKKLIAEGKDDPKTGGLALMRAWRGLPKSSSLIKYLSEPGIKVLLQKAENYYIADQQREMPKVDEELYFSIDEKNNTVDLTDKGIHLITQSGEDPNFFIMPDVGSEIADLEKQELTADEKLHRKEALLKDFAQKSDRIHSVQQLLKAYTLFDKDVEYVVMDGKVKIVDEQTGRILDGRRYSDGLHQAIEAKENVKVEAATQTFATVTLQNYFRMYHKLAGMTGTAVTEAGEFWEIYKLDVVTIPTNLPITRKDNEDLVYKTKRDKYRAVIEEVKKLQNEGRPVLVGTTSVEVSELLSKMLTFEKVPHNVLNAKQHAREAQIVAEAGLKGAVTIATNMAGRGTDIKLGPGVKDAGGLAIIGTERHESRRVDRQLRGRAGRQGDPGTSQFFVSLEDDLMRMFGSDRIAGLMDRMGYKEGEVIQHSMITRSIERAQKKVEENNFGIRKRLLEYDDVMNKQRTVIYAKRNHALFGERLAIDVDNAFYDVAENLATTHKDTGDLEALKLDIILNFAIDIDITQEELTKGDVNQLASKLYHAAKENYQRKVQEIAQNTLPVIKQIYEEQGHHVENISIPFTDFVKRGVNVMANLQKVVDTNGYETINSLERNITLSLIDDAWKEHLRAMDDLKQSVQSAVWEQKDPLLIYKFEAFNLFKEVTAETSKEIVSFLCKCGIPVQDDGGRPQQQQRQQAPPPIREAREQKTDMSKLKATHQDFETTNGHEAQEYATNAEPIKQDPVKVGPKVGRNDPCPCGSGKKYKQCHGKDL